A region of Nostoc sp. 'Peltigera membranacea cyanobiont' N6 DNA encodes the following proteins:
- a CDS encoding photosystem II manganese-stabilizing polypeptide translates to MRYRALIVAFLALCLGLITACSDAPATSSRDVLTYDQIRGTGLANKCPQLAETNRGSIPIDSSQSYAIKELCLEPTSFFIKEEPANKRQEAEFVAGKLLTRYTSTIDQVQGNLKINSDNSLTFVETDGLDFQAITVQLPGGERVPFLFTIKNLVAQTQPSLSSINTSTDFEGTFKVPSYRGAAFLDPKGRGVVSGYDNAVALPAQADDEELTRTNVKRAENLNGKISLQIAKVDSSSGEIAGTFESEQPSDTDLGAGEPKEVKIRGLFFGRVEPSRG, encoded by the coding sequence GCTCCTGCCACTAGTAGTAGAGATGTACTCACTTACGACCAAATTCGTGGCACTGGCTTGGCAAACAAATGCCCCCAACTAGCAGAAACAAACCGTGGCTCCATTCCCATTGATTCTAGCCAGTCTTATGCCATCAAAGAACTTTGCTTAGAACCAACTAGCTTCTTCATTAAAGAAGAACCTGCTAATAAACGCCAAGAAGCAGAATTTGTTGCTGGCAAATTGTTGACCAGATACACTTCCACTATTGACCAGGTGCAAGGCAACCTAAAAATCAACTCAGATAATAGCTTGACCTTTGTGGAAACCGATGGTCTTGACTTCCAAGCCATCACTGTGCAACTCCCTGGTGGTGAGCGAGTACCTTTCCTCTTCACCATCAAAAACTTGGTTGCTCAAACCCAACCCAGTTTGAGTAGTATTAACACCTCCACGGACTTTGAAGGTACTTTCAAAGTTCCTTCCTATCGTGGTGCTGCCTTCCTAGATCCTAAAGGTCGTGGTGTCGTCAGTGGCTACGATAATGCTGTAGCTCTCCCCGCCCAAGCGGATGATGAAGAACTTACCCGCACTAATGTAAAGCGTGCTGAAAATCTTAATGGCAAGATTTCTCTGCAAATCGCTAAAGTAGATAGCTCTAGTGGTGAAATTGCTGGTACTTTTGAGAGCGAACAGCCATCTGATACAGATTTAGGTGCTGGCGAACCCAAAGAAGTCAAGATTCGCGGTCTATTTTTTGGACGGGTTGAACCGAGTCGTGGCTAA
- a CDS encoding RNA polymerase sigma factor SigF yields MPTTVTNELKHEIWQLLREYQQSRSENVRNQLVKLNFGLVRKEAHYWTNQCHETYDDLIQVGCLGLIRAIEKFELSKGHAFSSYALPYIRGEIQHYLRDKGVTVRIPRKWLALQQQAIGVSRSWREKHNRQPTDTELATALEISPNEWQEIKLAWINRAPLSLDVPIQDGEEGSTCLGELVPDPHYRSFQLAQEDQLRLQQALVQLEQRTRDVLECVFLQDLTQKQVAEHLGISVVTVSRRVKKGLDLMKQLMGVADD; encoded by the coding sequence ATGCCTACCACAGTCACCAATGAACTAAAACATGAAATTTGGCAGTTGTTGCGAGAATATCAGCAATCTCGGTCAGAAAATGTTCGCAATCAACTGGTAAAACTCAATTTTGGACTTGTGAGAAAAGAAGCTCACTACTGGACAAATCAATGTCATGAAACCTACGATGATTTGATCCAGGTTGGATGTTTGGGCTTAATCAGAGCGATTGAAAAATTTGAACTTTCCAAGGGACATGCCTTTAGTTCCTATGCTCTTCCCTATATTCGGGGTGAAATTCAACACTATCTCCGAGATAAAGGTGTTACCGTGCGAATTCCTCGCAAGTGGTTAGCATTGCAACAGCAAGCAATAGGAGTGTCACGCTCTTGGCGTGAAAAGCATAATCGCCAACCAACAGACACCGAATTAGCAACAGCACTGGAAATTTCTCCAAACGAATGGCAAGAAATTAAATTAGCGTGGATAAATCGCGCTCCCTTGAGTCTTGATGTGCCAATCCAAGATGGAGAAGAAGGCTCTACCTGCTTGGGAGAATTGGTTCCAGATCCTCACTATCGCAGCTTTCAATTGGCACAAGAAGACCAACTCCGCTTGCAACAAGCATTGGTTCAGCTCGAGCAACGCACCCGTGATGTGTTGGAATGCGTTTTTTTACAAGATTTAACACAAAAACAAGTTGCAGAACATCTGGGAATCAGTGTCGTAACGGTTTCCCGTAGAGTCAAGAAAGGTCTAGATTTGATGAAACAGCTTATGGGTGTAGCAGACGATTAA
- the acsF gene encoding magnesium-protoporphyrin IX monomethyl ester (oxidative) cyclase, which produces MVDSLKKPGFEEIRPGIKVPAKETLLTPRFYTTDFDEMARMDISVNEDELQAILEEFRTDYNRHHFVRDAEFDQSWDHIDGETRKLFVEFLERSCTAEFSGFLLYKELGRRLKGKNPVLAECFNLMSRDEARHAGFLNKALSDFNLSLDLGFLTKSRSYTFFKPKFIFYATYLSEKIGYWRYITIYRHLEAHPEDRVYPIFRFFENWCQDENRHGDFFDAVMKSQPQMLNDWKARLWSRFFLLSVFATMYLNDIQRKDFYATLGLDAREYDIHVIQKTNENAGRVFPLMLDVENPEFYQRLDTCISNNEKLGAIANSNTPKFLQFFQKLPLYISNGWQLLRLYLMKPIDTVSAQGAVR; this is translated from the coding sequence ATGGTAGATTCCCTCAAAAAACCAGGCTTTGAAGAAATCCGGCCAGGGATTAAAGTCCCGGCAAAAGAAACCCTGTTAACACCTCGGTTTTATACTACCGATTTTGATGAAATGGCGCGGATGGATATCTCCGTCAATGAAGACGAGTTACAAGCCATTCTCGAAGAATTCCGTACTGACTACAACCGCCATCACTTTGTTCGGGATGCAGAGTTTGACCAATCCTGGGATCATATTGACGGGGAAACTCGCAAGTTGTTCGTTGAGTTTCTAGAACGTTCTTGTACGGCAGAGTTTTCTGGCTTTTTGCTATATAAAGAACTCGGCCGTCGCTTGAAAGGAAAAAACCCTGTCTTGGCAGAGTGTTTTAACCTGATGTCACGGGATGAAGCACGTCACGCTGGCTTTTTGAATAAAGCCTTGTCGGACTTTAATCTGTCTTTAGATTTAGGGTTTTTGACTAAGAGTCGTAGTTATACCTTCTTTAAACCGAAATTCATCTTCTACGCCACTTATCTTTCTGAGAAAATCGGTTATTGGCGCTACATCACTATTTATCGCCATTTAGAAGCACATCCCGAAGACCGGGTTTATCCAATCTTCCGGTTCTTTGAGAACTGGTGTCAGGATGAAAACCGTCACGGTGATTTCTTTGATGCGGTCATGAAATCTCAGCCGCAAATGTTGAATGATTGGAAAGCACGGCTATGGAGTCGGTTCTTCTTATTGTCGGTGTTTGCAACAATGTATCTCAATGACATCCAACGCAAGGACTTTTACGCCACCCTGGGATTGGATGCACGAGAATACGATATCCACGTAATTCAGAAGACTAACGAAAACGCCGGTCGGGTCTTCCCTCTAATGCTGGATGTAGAGAATCCAGAGTTTTATCAGCGCTTGGATACTTGTATCAGTAATAATGAGAAGCTGGGTGCGATCGCTAATTCTAACACTCCCAAATTCCTGCAATTCTTCCAGAAACTGCCGCTTTACATCTCCAATGGTTGGCAGTTATTGCGGCTGTACCTGATGAAACCCATTGATACTGTTTCTGCTCAAGGGGCAGTTCGTTAA
- a CDS encoding TM2 domain-containing protein: MNLENNQHKDRLLVSYILCAAFFVGLGGLHRFYNGKIGTGLLWLFTGGMFGIGQFVDLFLMPNMVDEYEHNLRLKAGVSPFGVPLNQAVVASQVHRPTGNQLMIKLIEAAESRGGILTVTQGVKFTGASFAEVEATLNEMYKSGYVKIDNDPNTGAVTYHFHEL, encoded by the coding sequence ATGAATCTTGAAAACAATCAGCATAAAGACCGACTTCTTGTCTCTTACATTTTGTGTGCAGCATTCTTTGTCGGATTAGGAGGACTGCACCGTTTCTACAATGGCAAAATCGGGACTGGTTTGTTGTGGCTGTTCACTGGTGGTATGTTTGGTATAGGGCAGTTTGTAGATTTGTTTCTCATGCCCAATATGGTTGACGAATACGAACACAACCTAAGATTAAAAGCGGGTGTATCTCCCTTCGGTGTGCCGTTGAACCAAGCAGTGGTTGCCTCTCAAGTCCACCGCCCAACAGGCAACCAACTGATGATTAAATTGATTGAAGCGGCGGAAAGCAGGGGTGGTATTTTAACCGTCACTCAAGGCGTTAAGTTCACAGGAGCTAGCTTTGCTGAAGTAGAAGCTACTCTCAATGAGATGTACAAATCAGGTTATGTAAAAATAGATAACGACCCCAATACTGGAGCAGTTACCTATCATTTCCACGAACTTTAA
- a CDS encoding DUF2996 domain-containing protein, with amino-acid sequence MADQTNHNQAGEVAPSTVDKQAPNVEHAPSTDSPEATDLPTANAPDSNAAKPTATPPKREKPAAKAAVGEKPAVAATEEKPAAAKAAKKEKAPAVEDKPFVEFIEQDYLPALQKAIAQQGVQDLQVSFAKQKLPITGFESAEECWQIIGTWKETGARQFNLYFPEEDIQGKKGFSCNEGKKPSTLESFLIDERKITLDLLVFGLVQRLDGQKWLGIN; translated from the coding sequence ATGGCAGACCAAACCAATCACAATCAAGCGGGAGAAGTAGCTCCCAGCACTGTTGACAAGCAAGCTCCCAATGTGGAACACGCCCCTAGTACAGATTCACCCGAAGCCACAGACCTCCCGACTGCCAACGCGCCAGATTCAAACGCTGCTAAACCAACCGCGACACCCCCCAAGCGAGAAAAACCCGCAGCCAAAGCCGCAGTAGGGGAAAAACCAGCAGTAGCCGCAACAGAAGAAAAACCCGCCGCAGCTAAAGCTGCCAAAAAGGAAAAAGCCCCAGCTGTTGAAGATAAGCCATTTGTAGAGTTTATTGAGCAAGATTACTTGCCAGCTTTACAAAAAGCGATCGCTCAACAAGGTGTGCAAGATTTACAGGTGTCTTTTGCCAAGCAGAAATTGCCAATTACTGGCTTTGAATCTGCTGAAGAATGCTGGCAAATTATCGGCACTTGGAAAGAAACGGGTGCGCGTCAGTTTAACCTGTATTTCCCCGAAGAAGATATTCAAGGGAAAAAGGGATTTTCCTGTAATGAAGGCAAAAAACCTAGCACTCTTGAGTCATTCTTAATCGATGAGCGCAAAATTACGCTCGATTTGTTGGTATTTGGCTTAGTTCAGCGCTTGGACGGTCAAAAGTGGCTAGGTATAAATTAG
- a CDS encoding alpha/beta hydrolase, translated as MDKIQLIKLLIGDFTWQRLVKSLSFIYIFFAGFVYFRADSMIFLSQPSSYQDDPTIIKLKSGENNISATYLLNNQAKYTILYSHGNSEDLGDIKQILEKLHTWGFSVFAYDYRGYGTSQGKPTETHAYEDIDSAYNYLTQNLKIPPDRIIVLGRSVGGGSAVNLAMRKPVAGLIIESSFISAFQVVVPFRILPFDKFPNLQNIKKVKCPILVIHGKADEIIPFAHGEKLFNAAISPKLYLWVEEANHNDLFLVAEEKYRKTLQEFTNLVKTNQQLPRPTNL; from the coding sequence ATGGATAAAATCCAACTCATAAAACTGCTAATTGGGGATTTTACTTGGCAACGACTGGTTAAATCTTTAAGCTTTATCTATATATTTTTTGCTGGGTTTGTATATTTTCGGGCAGATAGCATGATTTTTCTGTCTCAACCTTCCAGCTATCAGGATGACCCAACAATTATTAAATTAAAAAGTGGGGAAAATAATATATCAGCTACATACTTGTTAAACAATCAAGCTAAATATACTATTCTTTATTCTCATGGCAATTCTGAAGATTTAGGAGATATAAAACAGATTTTAGAAAAATTACACACATGGGGGTTTAGTGTCTTTGCTTATGATTATCGTGGTTATGGTACTAGTCAAGGAAAGCCTACAGAAACTCATGCATACGAAGATATCGATAGCGCTTACAATTATTTGACCCAAAATTTAAAAATTCCACCTGATAGAATTATAGTTTTAGGTCGTTCGGTTGGCGGTGGTTCTGCGGTCAATTTAGCAATGCGGAAACCAGTAGCTGGTTTAATTATTGAAAGTTCATTTATTTCCGCTTTTCAAGTAGTAGTACCGTTTCGGATTTTACCTTTTGATAAATTCCCCAATCTTCAGAATATAAAAAAAGTCAAATGCCCGATATTAGTAATTCATGGAAAAGCAGATGAAATCATTCCTTTTGCTCATGGAGAAAAATTATTTAATGCTGCAATATCTCCAAAACTTTATTTGTGGGTTGAAGAGGCAAATCATAATGATTTATTTTTAGTAGCTGAAGAAAAGTATCGTAAAACCCTACAGGAGTTCACTAACCTTGTAAAGAC